In Passer domesticus isolate bPasDom1 chromosome 12, bPasDom1.hap1, whole genome shotgun sequence, the following proteins share a genomic window:
- the IRX6 gene encoding iroquois-class homeodomain protein IRX-6 → MSFSQFGYPYSTTSQPPDGAASTVTRRRPALSSPQFFVPASPSTTCCEAAPRSGPDASQAPAAASLCCAPYESRLLAPGRAELNAALGMYSAPYAAGQGYGNYLPYGAEPAALYTALNPQYEIKDGAGTLHSGIAQPATYYSYDHSLGQYQYDRYGTVDFGGSARRKNATRETTSTLKTWLYEHRKNPYPTKGEKIMLAIITKMTLTQVSTWFANARRRLKKENKMTWSPKNKAGEERKEETPREEDEYSAEGEGREQKSYKEDKDLRFSDLEDEEEEEEEEEAGKPEKGRTSSLQEAPSLGAALPEAPRSDCSLPGPFHAFPCAKAPAADFAPASLAGPPPPYAPAEKPRIWSLARTAGASAARRGSPEGGGAEGEQPLPAKAFRSSAFNLQPLPRSCASHRGLGEPCQFAAAGEGFGRGAKGGPGGTELGGTCLDRLRTAFRPVLRR, encoded by the exons ATGTCCTTCTCTCAGTTCGGATACCCCTACAGCACCACTTCACAG CCCCCCGATGGGGCTGCCTCGACAGTCACTCGGCGCCGTCCCGCTCTCTCCTCTCCGCAGTTCTTCGTGCCCGCCAGCCCCAGCACGACCTGCTGCGAGGCCGCCCCCCGCTCCGGGCCGGATGCCTCCCAGGCGCCGGCCGCCGCCTCCCTCTGCTGCGCCCCGTACGAGAGCCGGCTGCTGGCGCCCGGCCGCGCCGAGCTCAATGCCGCGCTGGGCATGTACAGCGCCCCGTACGCCGCCGGCCAGGGCTACGGCAACTACCTGCCCTACGGCGCCGAGCCCGCCGCGCTCTACACCGCGCTG AACCCCCAGTATGAAATCAAAGACGGCGCCGGCACGCTGCACTCGGGAATCGCGCAGCCCGCTACCTACTACTCCTACGATCATTCCTTGGGGCAGTACCAGTACGACAG GTACGGGACGGTGGATTTCGGTGGTTCAGCCAGACGCAAAAATGCAACGCGAGAGACGACGAGTACTCTCAAGACCTGGCTGTACGAGCACCGGAAAAACCCCTACCCCAccaaaggagagaaaatcatgCTGGCTATCATCACTAAAATGACCCTGACGCAAGTGTCCACTTGGTTTGCTAACGCCAGACGGAGgcttaagaaagaaaacaaaatgaccTGGTCTCCCAAGAACAAAGCCggggaagagaggaaagaagaaacCCCGAGGGAAGAGGATGAATACAGTGCGGAGGGTGAAGGCAGAG AGCAGAAGAGCTACAAGGAGGACAAGGACCTGCGGTTCAGCGACCTggaggacgaggaggaagaggaggaggaggaggaggcggggaAGCCGGAGAAGGGCCGgaccagctccctgcaggaagCCCCCAGCCTGGGCGCGGCGCTGCCCGAGGCTCCGCGGAGCGACTGCAGCCTGCCCGGCCCCTTCCACGCCTTTCCTTGTGCCAAGGCCCCCGCCGCGGACTTCGCCCCCGCCTCCTTGGCCGGCCCGCCGCCGCCCTACGCGCCCGCGGAGAAGCCGCGCATCTGGTCGCTGGCGCGCACCGCCGGGGCCAGCGCGGCGCGCAGGGGCAGCCCCGAGGGCGGCGGCGCGGAGggagagcagcccctgcccgccAAGGCCTTCCGGAGCTCCGCTTTCAACCTGCAGCCGCTCCCGCGAAGCTGCGCGTCCCACCGCGGCCTGGGGGAGCCGTGCCAGTTCGCGGCGGCGGGCGAAG GCTTCGGGCGGGGCGCCAAGGGCGGCCCGGGAGGCACCGAGCTGGGCGGGACGTGCCTGGACAGGCTGCGGACGGCGTTCCGGCCCGTGCTGCGGAGGTGA